The segment GATACCTGGTGCTAGCGGTTCGTTCCTGTCACAGGAAACGATTGAAAGGATAGCGGAAGCACCCCTTAATATTGGAACTAATGAAAAAGACACATCGGTTTTCGTTCCTTACCTTGCGATCATAGAGATACTGGCTGTTTATTTGTTGTTCAAACGGAATTAAAAAACTTTGATTGAGTTTAATTAAATAAAATTAAAAATGATCAAAGGGAAGACCTCACTCAAGCCTTTCCTTCAGATAACTCTTGAACTTCTCATAATCCGTATCCAGGAATTCCATGTGCTCCTCTCTTCCCTCGATCTCTTTCAAGCTCTGAGGGGGTTCAGGTTCAATTCCGATAGCAGACATTACTTCTGCAGGGAATTTTGCAGGATGAGCAGTTTCCAGTGTCACTGCAAGCGTGTTGTCATTGGTGCTTGCCCTGTAATCCATCAGACCCTTAATACCAACAGCACCGTGAGGCTCAATGCAGATGTCGTACTCCTCGAAGAACTCCTTGACCACTGCTTTGGTTTGCTCGTCCGTTACAGATGTTGAATAGATATCACCGTTCAATTTGTCCATGTCAGGAAGCTTGTTGATATTGCCCTGTTCATCCATTTCCCCGCCATAGATAGCGATGAGCCTGGCAAGATTGCTTGGGTGACCAACGTTCATTGCATTTGAGATGCAGTTCTTTGAAGGGACGATCTTCTCATATTCACCGGTATTAAGGAAACCCGGGACCTCATCGTTCTCGTTAACAGAAGCGATTATCTTTTTGATTGGCACGCCCATGTTCTTTGCCAGCACACAGCCCATCATATTACCGAAGTTGCCTGATGGTATGGAGAATATGATCTCCTCAGGGTAATTCCTTAGTTTCAGGTAGGAATAGAAGTAGTAGAGAGTTTGCGGGACCAGACGGCCTATGTTAATGGAATTTGCTGATGAAAGGTTCAGGTGTTTGAGCTCACTGTCTGCAAATGCCTGCTTCACCATTGCCTGGCAGTCATCGAACTTTCCGTCAATTGCCAGTGCAGAGATGTTCTCGTTAAGGGTTGTCATCTGCTTTCTCTGGCGGTCTGAAACTTCTGTCTCAGGGAACAGCACGATCACCTTGATGTTATCAAGACCATAGAATGCATGAGCAACTGCACTTCCTGTATCTCCGGAAGTTGCTGTAAGTATGGTCAGTTCCTTGTTCTCCTTCTTGAGATAGAACTGCATGAGTCTTGCCATCATACGAGCTGCAAAGTCCTTGAAAGATGCAGTAGGACCGCGGTCAAGCCTCATTATGTATGTGTTCTCATTTACCTCTTCCAGAGGGACATCATAGTCGTAAGCATCATAGGTTATTGCCTTGAGGGATTCCTCATCGATCTCACCTTCAAGTATCTTTTTAAGCAGCTGGAAAGCTATCTCAGGATACTCTTCATCCTTTAAGGCCACAAGCTCTTCCTCTGAGAAATGTGGAAGTGTCTTTGGCATGTAAAGGCCTTTGTCTGGAGCAAGACCTGTGATAAGCGCAGTTTCAAAATTTACTTCTTCTGCCTGGAGATTAGTGCTGTAGAGTTTCATATTATCAGGACTCTTGTTTTGATCCGCTGGTTGTATTGGTTCGTTATCGCGTTGATCCAGGGGATTGATGATATTGATAAGTTTATTTTCTGAACGTTAATTCGATGTATCCTATATAAGCATTACATACCGGGTGTATTTATGGGCTTTTCTTCCTTAAGGTCATTGCATTACTGAATTCATCCCATTACGATCTGCACTACAGTGGGATACTTTCTCATGATAGAATATGCAATGCTCTTACCCACCCAGAGCCTTCCTTTACTAAAACTGCGGGACTTGCTTAGTTCCCCCAGGATCTGCAGGGATCTGGCAGCAGTCTCATCATTAAGAAAACTACTGTCTGCCACACGGTTGTCGAGAAAGAAAAGAATAGGGAGGCGAAGCTTTCCATGAAGCTCTACTGGTAGCTGCTCTTCAAGAAGAGTTAGCACTTTTTTATCGAATAAATGCTCATTACCACCCTTTGTCTTTGAGGATGGTGTCTCCTCCTTAAGCAACTGAGAAAGGGGTTTTCTCTCAGCAACGATCTCCTTGTTGATCTTGCCCACCTCCAATCTCATCCATCTCATGATACCCGAATCATCCGAATCCGGTAGCCCTCCTGACATATCGCTCACTTCGATATTGCTATTGAGAACGGTTGTTAGCTACTAATGTTCGTCATTAGTACTATAGTTCTATATGCTGTTCTTTAGAT is part of the Methanococcoides orientis genome and harbors:
- a CDS encoding DUF61 family protein translates to MSGGLPDSDDSGIMRWMRLEVGKINKEIVAERKPLSQLLKEETPSSKTKGGNEHLFDKKVLTLLEEQLPVELHGKLRLPILFFLDNRVADSSFLNDETAARSLQILGELSKSRSFSKGRLWVGKSIAYSIMRKYPTVVQIVMG
- the thrC gene encoding threonine synthase, with the protein product MKLYSTNLQAEEVNFETALITGLAPDKGLYMPKTLPHFSEEELVALKDEEYPEIAFQLLKKILEGEIDEESLKAITYDAYDYDVPLEEVNENTYIMRLDRGPTASFKDFAARMMARLMQFYLKKENKELTILTATSGDTGSAVAHAFYGLDNIKVIVLFPETEVSDRQRKQMTTLNENISALAIDGKFDDCQAMVKQAFADSELKHLNLSSANSINIGRLVPQTLYYFYSYLKLRNYPEEIIFSIPSGNFGNMMGCVLAKNMGVPIKKIIASVNENDEVPGFLNTGEYEKIVPSKNCISNAMNVGHPSNLARLIAIYGGEMDEQGNINKLPDMDKLNGDIYSTSVTDEQTKAVVKEFFEEYDICIEPHGAVGIKGLMDYRASTNDNTLAVTLETAHPAKFPAEVMSAIGIEPEPPQSLKEIEGREEHMEFLDTDYEKFKSYLKERLE